In the genome of Phlebotomus papatasi isolate M1 chromosome 2, Ppap_2.1, whole genome shotgun sequence, one region contains:
- the LOC129802412 gene encoding transcription initiation factor TFIID subunit 3-like encodes MLNFKPRTTWTILNKKGEEKIRNDPEEKSKEERKSIPKKKNKEQKQQPRKSKIPLVEKQEVLYFDALSRIWTRGRVHKRISPTVYIVDFGGTHKKCHRDQLKPFIRKVTFAPTSHLPPQIDHPRTPPPATPPPNTDGDDPFVTPPQGSVTEPPKRKRRGAVLPTTPVIRRSERIRKKLIL; translated from the coding sequence ATGCTGAACTTTAAGCCAAGAACAACATGGACTATTCTGAACAAAAAGGGGGAGGAGAAGATTAGGAATGATCCGGAGGAGAAGTCTAAGGAGGAAAGGAAGAGTATTCCCAAGAAGAAGAACAAGGAGCAGAAGCAGCAGCCAAGGAAATCAAAGATTCCTTTGGTAGAGAAGCAAGAAGTATTATACTTCGACGCTTTGAGCCGCATTTGGACAAGAGGAAGGGTTCACAAAAGAATCAGCCCTACAGTCTACATAGTGGACTTTGGAGGCACTCACAAGAAGTGTCACAGAGATCAGCTCAAGCCCTTCATCAGGAAAGTTACCTTCGCTCCAACGTCACATCTTCCACCTCAAATAGACCACCCTAGAACACCTCCACCAGCAACACCGCCGCCGAATACCGATGGAGATGATCCATTCGTTACACCACCACAAGGGAGTGTTACGGAACCACCGAAGAGGAAACGCAGGGGAGCGGTCTTACCTACAACACCGGTCATTCGACGCAGTGAgcgaataagaaaaaaattaatattataa